GAGCCTGAGATATAATACCTCATGGTGCTTCACGCCAACTGCCgtcaatatatattgaagagTATTTATGCCACCAACATACTGTTAGTAACAGTATCACCATCGACGAGGAAGGGAAGTCCTGAGCACCAACAGAGATATACACATCAACCCAATTAGATTTGAAGATAGAAACTGATCGTccaaaacaaagaaggtgaaggtAGCTGAATCAATGTGGATATAGATAGTCCGTACTGTCCCTCCAAATGACTTCCTCATTTGAATAGTAATTGTAAACTGATTAACTAAGCAGCGTCGGTAGTGTAACGGTTATCATTCTTGCCTTCCAAGCATGAGACCCGGGTTCGACTCCCGGCCGACGCATAAACAATTAGCCTagttccttctttttgcaCCCTCGTGCATACGAGGCGTACCTTTTGCGCATACAAGAGGATCAGCTAGCTAGGTAACGGTTTGTAAGTTTGTCGGCTGTGGGCGAGGATGTCTTTTTATTTAGTTATACTTTACTGGAAAGTAAGTAGACGTGAATAACTTTTTGCAAATTAATTTATCTGGTCTATATAGATCTTATGGTAATGGAGTGGGATATACCCGCTATAGGCTATCCTATCCCAAGACACTTGTGACAAGGTAAAAAAAACACTCATAGTCTtatgaagaaaaaattatTGGAAATCTGCGTCGGCCGGGAGTCGAACCCGGGTCTCATGCTTGGAAGGCAAGAATGATAACCGTTACACTACCGACGCTAGTACTTGTCAATTATAGACCTAGAATCCCTCAGATGCGGAAGACCCTCTGCACTGGCCAACTCACAGACCGAGACGGGTCGTGGAAAGCAGCACTGTCCACTAGTGTGTTCAAGCACTACCCAGTCTTGACCATCTTCATGCAGTTACTGTACACTGTCTGTAAGGCGAACGTCTTAGTACTGGTTTGGCAGGAATAAAGCCACCATGTCATTCCTGTCAACGGCCACCGTTGACCGTGGGTGCTTCCGGCTTCGTCCCCCAGGTGCCATGAGTTATATTCGCATTCAACTTAAAGATACAATGCTTTGTGGCACTGGTGGGGCCCTCTTTGGGTAAGCTCTACCTAGATTGAGACGATGGCGTTCCGTGGCTTGTTGGCCGCATCATCATATCCGCATCCGGTAATCTGCCGGCGACAAGTGATGCCCGTTCAGGAACCATGAAGCCGGAATTACACCGTCACGTGATAAGATATGCTTCATGCTTGTTCTGGGTAGTCTCTCTTGCTGTACGTCAATTCCGATGCCCTCTCCGGTGCTTAGGCAGTATGGCGAACATAATAGGATATTGTGCTTCTCCGGATGCAGCACCCATTGATACAAAGTCACTTTGCTGTATGGTCATACCGGTTGCAGGCGCTCACACCATCGAAAGACAAGATGATAGTTTCATTCTCTTCGATGGTACCGGATTAGTTGCCCTGGGACTACTATAAAAGCCCTTAGATGAGCTGTCCaaatcttctcatcatcagtcTTCAATTCATCactttgcatcatatacacTTTTAATCAATACTTCTACACATTCTACCAGAGCGATCTTTGgtctttccccttcaaaCTAAAAGCATAGCTTTACTTGGCAttatcttcatctcatccacTCAGTCACAATGCATATCTCGAATCACGTCGTCACTGCTTTGGCCATCGCCGCCGGTACTGCCAGTGCCTGGGATAAGAATGGCGAGCACACAGTAACGATCACCTCTTGCGAGGAAGCTGCCACCGCTGCACCAGTTGTCCCACCCAGTGCTCCTGCTGTCCAGCCAAGTGCACCTGCTGTTCAACCTAGCGCTCCGGCTGTTCAGCCTGGCACTCCCGCGCAGTCCAACATTCCCAGTGCTCCTGAGGCTCCCGCTGAGACTGGTGCTCCTGCTGGAACTGGCGCCCCTACCGCCcctgctgctcctgctgAAACTGGTGCTCCTAGTGCTCCCGCAGGAACCGGTGCCCCTGCAGTTCAACCCAGTGCTCCCGCCGAGTCTGGCGCACCTGCGGCCCCAGCTGAGTCCGGTGCCCCTGCAGCATCTGGTGCTCCCGAGGCCCCTGCCGGAACTGGCGCTCCTGCAGCTCAACCTAGTGCTTCTGGTGTTCAGCCTGGAGGACCGGCTGAGTCCGCTGCCCCCGCTGAGTCCGCTGCTCCAGCGGCACCTGCTGAGTCTAGTGGCCCTGCCGCTCAACCTACTGCCCCTGCTGAGACCCATGTCCCTGCTATTCAGCCTACCGCTGGTGGCTCCAGTATTCCTGGTATCCCTGCTCAGTCCAGTGTCCCTCTCATCAAGCCTACCGTCCCTGCCGCTCAGTCCAGCGTCCCCGCTATCCAGCCAACTGTCCCAGGTGCTAACACTACCGCTCCTGCCGTGACCCCGAAGCCCTCCGCAAGCTCAGGCTTCCCTAAGTTCGCCAACTCGACTATCCCGAAGAcctctacttcttcttctagcCACACTACCGGTGGTGGCAACTTTGTTGGCGGCGGTGGCTCTCCTGCCAAGCCAACCTCCACTGGCTTCGCCCCTACCAGCCCCGGTTCCAAGCTCATCATTCCTGGTCTCACGGCTGTCGCCGGCATTGCTATTGGACTGATGTTCATGGCATAAGCAGCGACCCTTTCGACGATGGTTAATCTCCGCTCCGAAGCAATAACAGGAATGATGACGAAGCGGGGCCATTTTATGAAATTTCTACTTGACATACAATACTTTTTGTTCCAGGGTCAATGGCTTGAAACCCTCTACCCTCTTTTCCAAAAAGGACATCAAAGGACTTATTAGGGCGTTTGGGTTTGGCGTTTAGATCATATATTTAATctgataataataatagacAGACATTCAAAATAaccttctctcttccatctttcaaGCGTAGCCTGAACGCAACTCCAAGTGCCACAGAAACATATAACAAAGGGTCCCGACATACACCCCTCGACCCCCAAACTGGAGTAtaacagaagaaaaaaaagaaaagaaaagaaaagaaaagaaaagaaaaaccgcTACTCCTCACCATCCCAAGAATAAGCAAAAGGCAACAACTCCCCAATACCAACAACCCTAGGCCCCTCCTCCCCTAAAACAATAACCCGAATCCCAGGGCACAAATCCCACAAAACCTGCCGACACCTTCCACAGGGACTCAAAATACGCCGTGTATCCTCGACAGCCACAATATACGTGAGATTCTCCGCcccagccgcagcagcacTCCCCAGAGCGACGAGTTCGGCACAAGGGCCGCCGGTAAAGTGGTGGACATTTACGGCGGAGAAGACCCGGCCGTCGGAGGCGAGGATAGCGCTAGCGACGCTGTGCGTGTCGGAGGGTTTGATGCTGGTTATTGTTTTTGTGGCGGTTTCGAGGAGCACCCTTTCTTGGGGGGT
The sequence above is a segment of the Aspergillus oryzae RIB40 DNA, chromosome 3 genome. Coding sequences within it:
- a CDS encoding uncharacterized protein (predicted protein), with product MHISNHVVTALAIAAGTASAWDKNGEHTVTITSCEEAATAAPVVPPSAPAVQPSAPAVQPSAPAVQPGTPAQSNIPSAPEAPAETGAPAGTGAPTAPAAPAETGAPSAPAGTGAPAVQPSAPAESGAPAAPAESGAPAASGAPEAPAGTGAPAAQPSASGVQPGGPAESAAPAESAAPAAPAESSGPAAQPTAPAETHVPAIQPTAGGSSIPGIPAQSSVPLIKPTVPAAQSSVPAIQPTVPGANTTAPAVTPKPSASSGFPKFANSTIPKTSTSSSSHTTGGGNFVGGGGSPAKPTSTGFAPTSPGSKLIIPGLTAVAGIAIGLMFMA
- a CDS encoding uncharacterized protein (predicted protein) gives rise to the protein MSTLTPQERVLLETATKTITSIKPSDTHSVASAILASDGRVFSAVNVHHFTGGPCAELVALGSAAAAGAENLTYIVAVEDTRRILSPCGRCRQVLWDLCPGIRVIVLGEEGPRVVGIGELLPFAYSWDGEE